The Stigmatopora nigra isolate UIUO_SnigA chromosome 23, RoL_Snig_1.1, whole genome shotgun sequence genome includes the window GGGTTAGACGATCTTTGAAGCATGTTTTGCCTATGCAATTTCCGCAACGTAAAGCATGCTGGGATTTTGCTGTCATGGCTCCAAAATAACAACATAAACGTATGAAGTTAAGATTACTTAATAATCACATATTTTGGGGAATCTAcgctgaagaaagaaaaataaggtaCATTTTCACCGGTTTATTCTACCCGTCCCTTAAAGAGACAGTGGGTAACGAACATCACTCAAATCTTGCAATTCATttggaaatgaattaaaaaaatatgttctaaTCCAAAATGATGGTTCTCTTTGCAGAGGCAAAATCATGTCCGGGCCAAACAAAGCACTCGAGTTACAAATGCAAATGCGGCGGAATGCAGAAGATCTGCAAAGCTTTATGAAGGACCTGGAGACCTGGGAAAGTGACATTAAGACCAAAGATGAGCAATTGAAACGAGGGGATCAAGATGATACACCGGTTGGTCCCTATTGGAAAGCCTACGCCCAATCATTTAGATTTGAAAATGATcatattgacaatttttttcttgttttgcagTCCAATCTTCCTCCTGTTCGAAACAAGGACTACAAAGCAAAAATGAGGGCAAAGAAGATGAAGATGGCCAAAGCTGAGACTGACAAAACTACTAATCCATGTAGGATCAAATCAAGTGATTATCAGTCCTGGGACCGGTTTGATGTGGTCAGTTACATATTTACTAACCATCCAGAGTAGTAATCTTAAATTATGAAAAAGACTCATATGACTTTTATGTTCTAGGACAAAGCTTTGGAGGAGGTAGACAAAGAAGAACATCCTGAATCTGATTCAGAAGAAGCTGATGTAGAGAGTGCTTTAGCCGAGAAAGAAAAGGTAACGCCCACTTTACATCTCATAAGCAAATACAAATGCCTGGAAAAATAACACTGCTTTATCATCAGggcaatgcatttttcaaagaaGGCAAATACGACGATGCCATTGAATGCTATTCTAAAGGAATGGCCTCCGAtccttataatccagttcttCCTACAAATAGAGCTACTGCTTTTTACCGTCTAAAGAAGTAAGCATCCAcatttatggtgtttttttatattctatATACAAACGCTTACACATTTCCTCCTTTTTAAGATTCGCTGTGGCCGAATCCGACTGCAATCTAGCCATCGCTCTGGACAGCAACTACTCCAAAGCGTATGCACGACGAGGAGCAGCCCGATTGGCGCTGAACAACTACGACGGCGCTTTAGAAGGTGAAATTTCCTTTCCAtgcaaccaatgttccctcaaatttttccttggtctgggcagaaagacaacctaagtaccagtgtgagtgacatcatcattgctcgctatgggtacACCATTAtgacacctgccataagcaggtgcatgtcaatgttccctctaatttttcatgtaaaacatggtggaaaacacgaaaaacataagagtggacagagctattgccactggctgccacgtaaacggcgccatcattgGGAAAGGGGTAAAtataaagtttggattttatttactgcgcgccatatgattgctgctgcgcagagaagacgagaatagtgcgcaATTTAGATGCAACATTGCATGCAACCACATCACACTAATCTGGAGATGTAAAACACACATTTCTGTGCAGATTACCAAACTGTTCTCAAACTCGACCCAAGCAACCTTGAAGCGCAAAATGAAGAGCGGAAAATCCAGAAGGTGAAAACACGTCTTGACATTACATTCTACctgttttcaaagaaaaataaataaacgttaTTCATGATATTACCATGCCAGATGCTTGGACCTCAAGAACCAAGTCACGAAACATTCCCTGCATCCGACCCAGTTGTCAACCATGAGCAACAAAGATTGACGGAGGAGCAGCAAAAACGACAAGAAGCCGTCATGGAAAAAGACAGAGTAAGATTTCTcactgaattgatttttttatggacaAAGAAAAAGTCTACATGTCGTCTTTTTTAGGGTAACGCTTACTTCAAAGAAGGCAAGTACGACGCAGCCGTGGAATGTTACACCCGAGGCGTGGAAGCGGACCACACCAACGTTTTGCTCTCCGCCAATAGAGCCATGGCCTACCTCAAACTAGAAAGGTAAAACAATCGTAattaatgttccctctaagatgagcgcaattgcgcactactcatTGATcgtaatgttgttgtttttggactaaaaaatgTGCCGATGTGATGTAAGATTCAaagaagcagaagaagactgcACCATGGCGATATCTTTAGACAACACGTATTCCAAGGCATTCGCACGCCGAGCTACGGCAAGATTGGCGTTGGGGAATTTGGAAGAAGCACGAAAAGGTAAGGGCCAGGGGCGTTCAATCAATTTCCGTAGCAGTAATTGTGGCCACTTCTcccttctatttaaaaaaaaaaggaaactaatTTTGATGATTTGCATGCTGATATATCAgggagtcattttttaatctcttaAATTAGATTTCCCTGGTGATTAAAACAACACACATTTATAATAACAGTAACCAAAATGCAGTGCTTTCCAATTTTCTTTTCAACAAACAATGTGTTCACTTTTCAGATTTCCAAGAAGTTTTGAAGCTTGAACCAGGAAACAAGCAAGCCCAGACTGAGCTTCAGAAACTccaaaatgtaccgtattttcacaactactaagcgcatcgtatttttagccgcagtgtcaatataTTACGAGtgatatttctgtattttacacacacaaaggacgcaccgtttttAGACGCaaccaggcatggcatatatgtatatatatatattacttatgCTATTTCCGgtgtgcagtgactgctgggatatatagtccttttgtcaatacacccaggttgacggctgtgataactttacactaatagtatcaatatactacaacggcgaacatacttacatacataaaatagtagagtcgggggctacttgccgtagttgtcctatcgactgatttatttcattttatcgtgataacaattttagtatttggtccatatataaagcacactggattataagtcgcactgtattataagtcacactggattataaggcgcactgtattataaggtgcactgtaatataaggcacactgtattataaggtgcactgtattataagtcgctctgtctattttggagaaaaatttaagacttttatgtgcgccttatagtccagaaaataaaatttttCTTTGTACGTACCTGCAAGGCTTTTACGTTGCTAAATCCGGATGCTGGTCCCCCGCAGAATGTTGAAAACGCCGCCGGACTGCTTCAAACATCCGATGGGTCGCAGAGAAGAACAGTGCAACCTGTGGACAAACCGACACACCTGCGCTCCACTGTAAGACatgtactttaatttttttatatacagtatCTGGGTTATGAACTTGTTTTGTGGCGGTTTAGAAACCTATGAGGGGAATTGACATTGAAGAAGTCAGCGGGAAAGTGATGGAAATGTTGCCGACATCCAATGTGAAGAGGGTTGAAATCCCGGAGGTAATGGAGGTACCCAAAGAAGCCCCCGTGATAAATCTGCCTCCTCCACCTAGTAAAAGTTTCCAATTGGAAGCTGACTTGCGCACCATTGGAAACCAGCCAGAAGTGGTTTACGCATACCTCAAGCAAATCAAAGCGGAGGACTACGCGCAGATTTTACAGAGTTCACTTGAACCCAACATTCTCTTTCAAATCCTGCAGACTATTCGGGATTTTTATATCAAGTAAGTGGCTTTAATCAATGAAAATGTTGGTCATGTTGTACTAGAAAATTTAAACGATGATTTATTCATAGAGATGTTTACTTTTTGGGCCTCtttttagaaaatattaaatagacTTTTTGTTAAGTTTGGGTCTAATGtttgttcaaatatattttctgtcgtttttttacacaGATGATTATATtgatacatattttaataattttgtttttttactaagaaaactgaatatttttttccatttttaaaaataagttatttaaataaaatggagaCTACTGTTTTTCAATTATACTTTTAAACactataatataaaaataaatgtcatgtttttctccctcttttgaattaaaaactttaaaatacatGCACTATTGGATTGCTCAGAAAGGGGATTTGGCCACATTTAACATGCAGAAAAGCTATCAGTTTATTAAtagattcattaaaaaaaggactatgACACTTAGCAACAACGCTAACATCTCATTTGTCTAGGAACGAATCTGCAATGGTCGCTATGGAAACCCTCAAGAGCCTCTCAAGCGTGAAACGCTTCGATACGGCCATCATGTTTATGTCGTCCTCagaaaagaaaggtaggaaCAATCCTAACATCAATCGTATCCAATTTGTagcatttacatttattttccttcccTCAGTTCTCAAAGACATCTTTGACTTTCTACGGCAAGCCAATTTAGACGGATCATCTGTCGCTACATTACAGAAGAAATATGGCGTATGAACTGGAACGCTGTTATTCACATCAATTATGtcaaaaagtgaataaaaatatgaatttttaacACTTGGACTGTGTAGTCACTCACTCTCAACCCGCATGCAGCACCTTTGACGTCAATGAGTTAAAGTGATGTTTCCCTGGAGTCCTTGGAAGGTCTGAAGGTCAGAATTTCAGTGACGGTGTGTCCTGCGTAAAAGTCACAAAAGTTGACAATtcagaaaaattagagggaacattgacatgcacctgcaattgcgcactattttcgtcttctctgcgcagtagcaatcatggcgcgcagtaaataaaatccaaacttttttaaaatttgtatacctttccccatgatggcgccgtttacgtggaagccagtggcagtagctctgtccacttttatgtatttttgtgttttacagcatgttttacatgaaaaataagaatgaacattgacatgcacatgcaattgcgcactactctcgtcttctctgcgcagcagcaatcatatggcgcgcagtaaataaaatccaatctttattttttaccccttaccccataatggcgccgtttaagcagcagccagtggcagtatctctgtccactcttatgtttttttgtgttttacagcatgttttacatgaaaaattagagggaacattgacatgcacctgcttatggcaggtgtgatacttgtgtgcccatagcgagcaatgatgatgtcactcacactggtactcagtgcactcagggaggttgtctttctgcccagaccaacgataaattagagggaacattgcatgCGGTGGAAATGAAAAGTTTGCAACAACGTACGTTTCCACTGATCGAGCGTCAGGTCCGTGTTGTCCATGGTCTGGTCGTACAGTCGCGCCTCGGTTTCTTCTTCGGTGTCACGGAAATCGGCAAAGAAGGGCGAGTCGAGGGATTCCGAGGCGCTGAGTCGCTCCTCGGGGTCGAGGAGAAGCATTTTTTCTAACACGGACACCGCTGCCAACATGCATGGATAATTCATGCGGGAACATTGACAATATggagaaaatggctttgacttACCGTGGGAGCTCGTCTTGGGGAAAATGGAGTTCAGAtccttttgggggatttttgatAAACCCTTGAGGTAGTTTTTGGCCTGATGGGAGGAAGACAGTCAATGAAGGTTAGTGCTGAATTTAGTTATTAAATAATATGCCAAAATATAAAGGGAGCTCACATCTTGACTTTGTAACTTGACGATAAAGTCTGCAGCCGGCGTTCCGGTGATTTTCATGATTTCCCGAAGTTGATCCAAGTCTGGGGCAAGCTTGAGGGTCAAGGTTCACATATTTCTCAGTTGACATTCCAAATGAAAGACATAAAAATGCACTTGGATACGATCGTTGCCTTTAAAGAGAGGCTTCCCCAGCAGCATCTCAGCCATAATACAACCGGCGGACCAAAtatccacttaaaaaaaaaaaagaacagtaaaCAAGAAATCACATCTCAAACTATTCCCcacagtgttgtttttttttggcaactgTCCTACCAGCTTGTGTGTAGCGCATCCAGTTTAGAATAACTTCGGGTGCTCGATACCAACGGGTCACCACGTAACCCGTCATTTCTGCGTCAGCCTGCCTTGCTAGGCCAAAATCCAGAATCTGaaattgacaaaataaacattcattaaAGAAAAATCTCACTAAATCGTATGAGATTTTTACTATATACCTTTAATTCACAGTCTGGGTTGATGGCTAGATTTCCTGGTTTTAGATCCTGAAATGAGTTAAGTTACAAATGaagtgcaatttaaaaaaatgtaaataataatcCACAGATATGCGAAAAAATGCAAAGCCTAGAccatgggtgggcaaacttttcggcccggggggccacaacgactttaaaaatttgagagatgggccgggtcagcacaagatacgatacagataaaaaagtgcatctgttaacagtacatatgaaacataaacagataaaaaggactaaagtattaacatactcatcactcatcattaaagtaaaaagtataaagtcacgCACCCTGTGGATGATCCCTGCCGAGTGAATGTACTGGAAATAAGCAAAAATAAGACATTagatttcatattttcttcttttttttagtgaAATGATCATTAAAATCTCACTTTGAGTCCCTTCATCATCTGGTAGACAAGAAACTGAACTCTGTCTTCTGTCAATctttccattttcatcagtttgcCAAGGTCGGTACCCATGAAGGGCATAACCAGGTAGCTGtgaatagtacaaaaaaaataaaaataataatattattttaaaaaatatatatcgtattttcacgactataaggcgcacttaaaagtcttacattttctacaaaatatacagggcaccttataatccagtgtgccttatatatggaaaaaaaaatgtcattcattgagggtgtgccttataatgtggtgcgccttatagtcctgaaaataccgTAAATAGAATCAGGAGAAAATAAGTACTTACAAGTCTCGAAGGTGGTCCACAGATATTTCCGCTGTGAAAACATCAAGTAGGCCGATGACCTATTTGTCGGAGAAAGGGGCTGTTAATCAATATGGACATGTTTGGggtattttaacataaaaaaaatcatctcacGTTTTCATGCTTCATATGTTTGAGGAGGCGGAGTTCCCGGTAGGCCCTCTTGGCGAAAAGTTTGGACTGAAACGGTCGGTGGAGCTTTTTGATGGCAACCTGCGAGTTGCTTCGACGATCCCAGGCTGAACTGAAATAGGATACAGACCGTTATTTTATTAACTTTTATCACCTTTACATGGCTTTAAtttgctttgaatttttttgacaaagagagccataaacaattcatattttcaaacattattccttgaaagccatattcagaatttaaaagtaaaaatacatgaaaatgtgagcatttattattcattttaccactttgaaagtaaaaaaaagtctgaatacttttaaaaaacattatttcactgttgctaatcaatgaggatcaatgagagaatgcatgcagaagagtctaaggaagaaaaatatgatttaaaaaggcggagagccatatacacccatcaaaagagccacatatggctcctgagccataaatTCGCTACCCCTGAACTAACCCATATATCACTGGAGGGCCGTATTTAACCTCATTTTgggttatatatatttaaccTCATTTTGGATTATATATACGATACTattatatttactgttttcctttttattacaaataaatgcacattttcaatcctcaaatataatatttatttttaccatttgtttttgctataaatttatttttttaaagaaaaaaagttcaaattaatttgtttaatCTGTTAACAACTGCATTTTTAGGTTTACCATTTATAGTTACCCTTTAGTAGTACTTTTTTATCATCCTCTCAAACCCCAGAAGTAATTGAACTGTTAGTagtaatatataaattaaaacttTAAACTCCCTGCAGATAAGCGATTAAGTCAGCTGGTTAGGGGGTCTTCTTTGACTTTTAACAACAATGAAAGTGGCTGGGGCTTTTCTTTGTGTACCACAATGCAAAGTGGGGGTCTGTAAAGACAGCTGTAAGGAACCCCAACTTGGCAAAATGTctcaaaagttaaaaaaaaaaccatcaaaaaatggagtatacaaaaaaaaatgcagtttaacTAATAAACTTTCCACTTGAAATCCCTTAGTATGAAAAAACAATGGAATActtcatatatattttaaaagtacttcTTACCAGACACTTCCATAAGCTCCAGTTCCAACCTGCCTCAGTTCTCGGTATCTTTCCGGTACTTCCCATACGGTTCTGTTGATATCCTGCCGGTAAAATCCAGTTCTGGACCCTCGTAGAGCCATTCCGGTGAAGTTGGATGCCAGGACATGAATCCGTTTGGGTTCTGGTGCGTTGGGGTTGCTCATGGGGTCGGGGTAGTAGAtctaaaattagaaaaaaacagatgaaaaCTCCGGGAGAAGAAGTCTAGTCTGTACTGGGAAGTTTAGGGGTCCGAATTCCACCAGAAGGGCTTTGGTGTGTCTTGCAGCTTGACCCCTCAGACgtccccccccccaacacacaaACGCATCTATTGTGATTGTTGGTCGCCCCGGGTAATCTATGGGTGTGTCTGAAATGTGGGACAAACATCTGTCCTATTTCTTCTGCTTGTATTGTAGTTTTGTAGTTATAACTTGACAAATCTTCAGTGGTGGAACGTCAGGGCCTAAAAAATATCCCAATGAAAGACTGATGTTAATGATATTTTGTTCATGAATAATTCCAAAAGGTTTGTTAGATtcttttctctcttagatattaaactctctctcatgaatataattttgagagctgacttcaacagtacttagatagtaaacagtacttagatagtaaactcacCATTAGACCGGCaatcaaacgtccggcgaccaaaagatccggcgaccaaacgtctggtgagcaaacgtccggcaaccaaacgtccggcaaccaacgTGTAATAAAACATGGACTTTCAAAAATATGCAATCATCCTCTGTCAGattggttttattttaatgtcataatCACAAAACACACATGGCTAACGACTTAGATGATTACCTTCATTTATGACCAtgtcatcaaattaaaatgcataACTTCGGTCATATAAACTGACCAAAAATACAGAATATGAATGGGAAAAAAGCCCAATATAAAAGAACACATTATATTACCTGTAGATGAATCATCACAGCTCCTCCCCTTTCTCATATGTCATCAATCCTGAAAGCACTTCTCAATGATACCATTAGTACTTCTATACAATTTTACATTCATCTGTAACAACATATTCTCACCCACAACAACCTTCCCCTCGAGAATGTAAGGTCTCGCACTTTGCATTCTTCAAAATTTATGACTATCAACTGATAAAAGACGGAATCTGGGAAAGAATGGCCCCTGGAATTGTTGTGAATCCTAGCATAACAAGACTTATCAGAGCATTCGGCATACATATAACACAATATTCATTTGAAAGAACAGTCAGTGTCCACATCCACGTTATGGGGTACAATTTCTGCTCCTTTAATGGTACCGTTTAATACACTCATGCAATATGCAGGCTAAATACGAAGCTCCAGTTGGGCATTTGAACAGGAATGGAAAAAGGGCTCAGTGGAATTTGTCGCAATCGTGGAGGAGCAGATGGTGTTGTATTCTTACTTTGGAAATCCTAGCGTGCGTTTTGTCTTGTCGACTTAGTCTGTAAACACTTACGGAAAGTTGCTTTCTTATATGAAACACCAGTGGGAGTTGCGTACTTTGTCTTTTCACTCTTGCAGAAGGGAATTAGTAGAGGATGCAACTTTCCAGTTGGACGTTCAAATCTTCCCTGTGTTGGTTAaatttgtgaccggacgtttggtcgtcagtcttttggtagccggtcttttggtgacagagagtttactgttgaaaccagctctcaaaattatattcatgagagagtttaatatctaagagagagagtttaatatctaagagagagtttattatctaagagagagtttaatatctaagtactgttgaaaacagtatatttagaaattaaactcgctctcatgaatataattttgagagctggtttcaacagtacttagatattaaacagtactgagatattaaacagtattcagatattaaacagtacttaaatattaaacagtacttggagattaaacagtacttagatatttaattctctctcttagatatttaattctctctcttagatattaaactctctctcttagatattaaactctctctttctcttagatattaaactctctctcatgaatataattttcagagctggtttcaacagtaaactctctgtcaccatttgaccggcgaccaaaagaccggcgaccaaacgtccgagcaccgttaaATTTCCCAGCTCGTCCGTTCCGTCACTGCTCCACCTGCAGGCTGTCAGTTTTGCCAACAGCGCCTTTGAAACTGTTCACTTCTGTAAACACCAGCTCTGTAGGaaatggggaagaaaaaacGGGGTAATGTGGCGTAACCATGCGTAAAACATTTACCATGAAatctcacctttccattcctctAGAGTGCGATCTTTACTCTCCAGGGTTTGGTCGTAAGGTGGCGCTTCGGGCTCGTCGTCTGGGTCGTGATACTGCGAGAAGTAAGGGTGGGCCAGAGCCTCGCTCGCTGAGATTCTTCCATCGCAGTCTAGCACCAGCATACGCTTTAATAGGTCCACAGCTGTTTGACAATAAAGGCAAAATGTCAACCCACCATAACAGTAAATCATTTTGGGAGTATTGTGAATTAACTAATATATAAATGTGGTCCAATTGGCGGAAGATGTTAGTTTGCCTTgtgattttatttgttaaatgtgtaattcattaaaaaatgagataaacagATGTGGGacttaatacattttgaaatgttgtggtttttttgtaaaaaacaaacaagatttTGGGGGAGCAAAAGatgtacctcgagatacaagcttaattcgttccgggactgagctctaATGTCAATATTCTCGaacaaatgtttcccattgaaatttactaaaaacaaattaatatgtttttagttcatttcaatgggaaatgtgctcgtagatatctgttatacacgaaagagatgcaacaaaaaagacataaatagcctctcatgtcttggccacctagctttctcgtatctcgaaatttgtcttgtatatagagataattatttgctcgaaattttacccgtatctcgaaATGTTCGTATGTCAAGGTGTTTGTATGTATTATCGTATAAAGCAATGGTACAGTGCCTACCTAGTGGATTTGCTTCTCGGAAAATCTTCTCTAGATCTTGCTGAGGCATAAAAGGCAGAGACTGGATGTACTTCTGTGCCTGAAATACAGAAGTCAAGTTCAGTACTGTGCAAatttatttgggaaaaaaacattgcgtCATATTGTCTCACATGCTCCGAACAGATCTTCTCCAGCAGATCCGGGGTCGGCGTTCCAACCATCTCCATGATTCTCTTTAACTGGTCGATATCTGTTTCAACCCCAAAGGTTAAAGGAAAAAGTGACCAGGGTTCCTAACAGTCATAACCTAGtcttaggggtgggcaaacttttgggcccgggtgccatattgactttaaaaaattgacagatgggccgagtgagcacaagatacgatacatataaaaaagtgcatccgttaacagtacatatgaactataaagagaaaaaaagggctaaagtattaacatagtcaTCACTGGACATTAAAGTAaatagtataaagtactacaaagtaaagttaaaaggaatgtattaagaaatattaaaatgtcatttaaaaaaagatagaggggctgtaaaacaccaaaaacaaataagagtggacagagctactgccactggttacgcgtgatggcgccattttggggagaaaaactaaaaattaataaataacattatttggacaacgtcagcaggccggattaaaaaacctggcgggccagatgtggcccgcgggccgtagtttgccctaGTCCTTCCTTTCATCCGTcatggacatctattgctgacAATGGCAACTAAAGAGTAACCCAAATGGCTTTAAGTGCCGCTACAGGCCACCAAAAGAATAAGTAGGGATCATTCCAGCCCTTTTGTGGTGGCTCCTACTCATTCCTGCCGTCTTTTTTGTACTCGCCTTCAGAAAGAGATTGTGATGCTAATTCGAAAGCCCGTTGTAGATCACGTAGCCAAGATAATGGaggctaggaaaaaaaaataccactgaGGGCTCTTCCGACAGCGATAAAGGATACAATCAGTGCCGGGAAAAAGGACTTTCCCCTTGATCAGCTCTCCCATAATGCATCCCACGGACCAAATATCAACTAGAAGACAAACCCACAAAGCAATCTGTTAACGGCAAATGTCCGGCAAAATGAAAGCAGGACTCACCGTTTTGATTGTAGTGCATCCAGTTCAGCATGATTTCCGGCGCCCGATACCAGCGTGTGGCCACGTACCCCGTCATCTCGTCGTCAGTTTGCCGGGCCAAGCCAAAGTCGAGAATCTATGGGGGTGCAAAGTTGATGATTTGCAAAATGGTAAATGTTAGCATtggagggtgctcggacgtttggtcgcaggtcttttggtcaccggtctttttggttgccggtctctttggtcgccggtctattggtcgccagtcaaatggtgactgag containing:
- the LOC144181241 gene encoding mitogen-activated protein kinase 12-like — translated: MSNPNAPEPKRIHVLASNFTGMALRGSRTGFYRQDINRTVWEVPERYRELRQVGTGAYGSVCSAWDRRSNSQVAIKKLHRPFQSKLFAKRAYRELRLLKHMKHENVIGLLDVFTAEISVDHLRDFYLVMPFMGTDLGKLMKMERLTEDRVQFLVYQMMKGLKYIHSAGIIHRDLKPGNLAINPDCELKILDFGLARQADAEMTGYVVTRWYRAPEVILNWMRYTQAVDIWSAGCIMAEMLLGKPLFKGNDHLDQLREIMKITGTPAADFIVKLQSQDAKNYLKGLSKIPQKDLNSIFPKTSSHAVSVLEKMLLLDPEERLSASESLDSPFFADFRDTEEETEARLYDQTMDNTDLTLDQWKRHTVTEILTFRPSKDSRETSL
- the rpap3 gene encoding RNA polymerase II-associated protein 3, with translation MKLRLLNNHIFWGIYAEERKRGKIMSGPNKALELQMQMRRNAEDLQSFMKDLETWESDIKTKDEQLKRGDQDDTPSNLPPVRNKDYKAKMRAKKMKMAKAETDKTTNPCRIKSSDYQSWDRFDVDKALEEVDKEEHPESDSEEADVESALAEKEKGNAFFKEGKYDDAIECYSKGMASDPYNPVLPTNRATAFYRLKKFAVAESDCNLAIALDSNYSKAYARRGAARLALNNYDGALEDYQTVLKLDPSNLEAQNEERKIQKMLGPQEPSHETFPASDPVVNHEQQRLTEEQQKRQEAVMEKDRGNAYFKEGKYDAAVECYTRGVEADHTNVLLSANRAMAYLKLERFKEAEEDCTMAISLDNTYSKAFARRATARLALGNLEEARKDFQEVLKLEPGNKQAQTELQKLQNNVENAAGLLQTSDGSQRRTVQPVDKPTHLRSTKPMRGIDIEEVSGKVMEMLPTSNVKRVEIPEVMEVPKEAPVINLPPPPSKSFQLEADLRTIGNQPEVVYAYLKQIKAEDYAQILQSSLEPNILFQILQTIRDFYIKNESAMVAMETLKSLSSVKRFDTAIMFMSSSEKKVLKDIFDFLRQANLDGSSVATLQKKYGV
- the mapk11 gene encoding mitogen-activated protein kinase 11, with amino-acid sequence MSARPGFYRQELNKTVWEVPERYQNLTPVGSGAYGSVCSAYDVILRQKVAVKKLSRPFQSLIHSRRSYRELRLLKHMKHENVIGLLDVFTPAAILEEFNELYLVSNLMGADLNNIVKFQRLSDEHVQFLIYQLLRGLKYIHSAGLIHRDLKPSNVAVNEDCELRILDFGLARQTDDEMTGYVATRWYRAPEIMLNWMHYNQNVDIWSVGCIMGELIKGKVLFPGTDYIDQLKRIMEMVGTPTPDLLEKICSEHAQKYIQSLPFMPQQDLEKIFREANPLAVDLLKRMLVLDCDGRISASEALAHPYFSQYHDPDDEPEAPPYDQTLESKDRTLEEWKELVFTEVNSFKGAVGKTDSLQVEQ